The Salifodinibacter halophilus region CGTGGCGCCCGCACCGATGCGGGCGCCGCGAACCTCGTCGACGAGGACGAGATCAAGGGCTACTTCGCCGCAATGTTGCTCGCCGGCAGTCTTGCCGTCGCGACAAACAAACTGGGGAACATCTACGGCATCGCGGCCCTCAACACCGTGAGCACG contains the following coding sequences:
- a CDS encoding sulfite exporter TauE/SafE family protein: RGARTDAGAANLVDEDEIKGYFAAMLLAGSLAVATNKLGNIYGIAALNTVSTVLIFGAAFLVSGAVVLAAVCRLRSNASSTWCRLTTS